In Candidatus Poribacteria bacterium, the genomic stretch TAATTCTATGTTCCTCCAAACTCGGTAAGTGTGGTTTCCTAACCGCACCGGATTTTACACAACAACCTTGAAAACTCCAAAACCCTCTTGAATCCCGTAGGGATGGTATCTCTATAGAAAAGCGTGGATCCCATAAATCAAGCCCCGTAGGGGCGGCATCTGTATAGAAGTCTCACATGAAAACCCGTGAAATATCGTCCAAACTTTAGTAGAATAAAATATTTGAGTAATTCTATAAAGCACAGTTTTCAATCAAGAAGACTCCATAATCCTGTGAATCCTGCTTCTGACTGGGGTCCCCATAGCAAACGGCGTATAGGGCAACACATACATTACCCGATTAAATTCTTAATCTTCATGAGGGGTGGTATATCTATAGAAACCGGGGTCTACAACTTCTTGCACTTTCTTCGGCTTGCTATGTGCACAAACAGGTCGCAACTTAGGTGTGTATAGCGTCTGTTGCTACAAAGTCTGCAGATTAATGAAAAGGCGGGCTGATAAACCCGCCTGTGATAGAATTCGGTTTGAATGAAAATGCTACTGATCAGATTTGATTTCACCCCACGTTGTCGTGAGACTTCCAGCCGGATCAACGGGAAGTACGCCTTCTTCAACGAAGATTGTCCACATGATAACTGGATCCCCGATCACCTCATCAATACCCAGCAATTCCACTTCTCCCTCCGGGAACGGTTCATTGGATTTGTAGATAAAATACTCGACGGGTGGGTGTGGCGCATCAAGAACCAGCGTTTCTTCAGTATCCGTGTATCCCTTTGTAAACCAGCCTTTCGGATCTTGTCCGCGATCTTCCGGACGTTTATGTCGGCTGTCCCATGCTTGGTAGACATAAGCCGGTCGGTCGATGTTAAATGTCAACCGATACTCCTGTCCGCCGGGGCAGTCCGCTGACGTGGACACCTGCGTTAATCCTTGAAATTCTTTTGGGATATTCGTGATCGTGTAGTCCCTATCGTGGAAAAATTTCCCGCCTTCCTCTAACTCGACGGCTTTATAGACACCGTTCTTGTTATCCTTTATTTCCGTGACTTGCACCTGATCCGCGACAGCGATAAACGCTACTGCGATGAAGAGCGCAGCGATACAAACATACGTTAGTTTCACTTTAGTACTCCTTTATCGTTTGGTTTATAAGCCTCATCGAAAACTTGAAAAAAAACAACATCTGTGTCATACTTATGATTATACAACAATTTTTTCCAATTTACCAGAACAAATTTTCGCACTGGAAGAAGGAAATCCGATGGTTGAACACATTGTCCTACTCAAGTTAAAGTCGGAGGTTACCGAAGCGCAGCTGGAAACCTTATCCGATGCCCTGTTAGGAATGGCTGACGAAATCCGCGGCATTGAATCCATAACTGCTGGCACGAACAACAGTCCTGAAGGCAAAAGCCAAGGGTATGGGTATGGTTTTATCGTCCGTTTTACAGACGAAGCCGCACGCGACGCATATCTACCGCACCCTTTTCACCGTCAAGTCGCAAGTGAGCACATCCGTCCGCTTGTTGAAGATGTACTTGTTTTCGATTATTCCGCCCCGATCAACACCTAACCGAACCGCAAGGAAAATTAAAAATATGAGTTGGAATATAGTCGTCGTTGTTTCAGATACATTACGAACCGCATATCTCAGTCCTTACGGCAACGATTGGATTCAGACACCCAAATTAGCACGCTTTGCCGAGCAGAGCGTCAAATTTACGAACGCACATCCGGAATGCTTGCCGACCATTCCGACGCGCCGCACCTTACACACCGGTAGACGTGCCTATCCGTTCAGCACTTATACGCCTGTGCCGTGGGATAACGTCTATACACCCGGTTGGCAGCCGATGTCTTCCGATGAACCCGCAATCGCTGAATCACTTGTCCAAAACGGGTATCATACC encodes the following:
- a CDS encoding Dabb family protein — its product is MVEHIVLLKLKSEVTEAQLETLSDALLGMADEIRGIESITAGTNNSPEGKSQGYGYGFIVRFTDEAARDAYLPHPFHRQVASEHIRPLVEDVLVFDYSAPINT